One genomic segment of Candidatus Cetobacterium colombiensis includes these proteins:
- a CDS encoding MobA/MobL family protein, whose protein sequence is MANYHLNISYGKVGKGGPHIDYILGQNKYANKEKEIEYTNHNLPNWCQSPKEFWMAGDDKERVNGTVYKEIRISLPNDLSLEKNIELLNEFIDTILEGKYHYSVAIHSKESSYKKDILNTHAHIMFSPRELDGIERNKDVFFKRSNAKSPELGGCKKNTSWNNIEKLLEIRKIWEDIQNKYLENEKINERVSCKTLEKQRKIALEKGDHLLAESLNREPINIDGFL, encoded by the coding sequence ATGGCAAATTATCATTTGAACATATCTTATGGTAAAGTTGGAAAAGGTGGGCCACACATTGACTATATTTTAGGACAAAATAAATATGCTAATAAAGAAAAAGAGATTGAGTATACTAATCATAATTTGCCTAATTGGTGTCAATCTCCTAAGGAGTTTTGGATGGCTGGTGATGACAAAGAAAGAGTTAATGGAACAGTTTATAAGGAGATTAGAATCTCTCTTCCTAATGACTTATCTTTGGAGAAGAATATTGAGCTTTTAAATGAGTTTATAGATACCATTTTAGAGGGGAAATATCACTATTCTGTAGCTATTCACAGTAAGGAAAGTTCGTATAAAAAAGATATTTTAAATACTCATGCACATATCATGTTTTCTCCTAGAGAACTTGATGGGATTGAGCGAAATAAAGATGTTTTTTTTAAAAGATCAAATGCCAAATCTCCAGAACTTGGAGGGTGTAAAAAAAATACAAGCTGGAATAATATAGAAAAGTTATTAGAGATTAGAAAAATATGGGAAGATATACAAAATAAATATTTAGAAAATGAAAAAATTAATGAAAGAGTTTCATGCAAAACTTTAGAAAAACAAAGAAAAATTGCCTTAGAAAAAGGAGATCATCTTTTAGCTGAATCTTTAAATAGAGAACCTATAAATATTGATGGATTTTTAC
- a CDS encoding lytic transglycosylase domain-containing protein, with amino-acid sequence MRYIKKIAFLFSLIFSTVFSNDELLENYILKNISNLENARFIYEDIIRFSSKYEIDPALVVSIIKVESSFNHSAVSEKGAIGLMQLMPETADELQVDPFNVSANIEGGIKYFSRCLKLNNNDIALALASYNAGHSNVQKYESIPPFSETDNYISEVLKVYTGSFNKRYVFNPVSFEESSFKFGEKDGNR; translated from the coding sequence ATGAGGTATATAAAAAAAATAGCTTTTTTATTTTCTTTAATTTTTTCAACTGTTTTTTCAAATGATGAACTGTTAGAAAATTATATTTTAAAAAATATTTCTAACTTAGAAAATGCTCGTTTTATCTATGAAGATATTATTAGATTTTCAAGTAAATACGAGATTGATCCAGCACTAGTAGTTTCTATCATAAAAGTTGAGAGTAGTTTTAACCATAGTGCTGTATCAGAGAAAGGAGCTATTGGATTAATGCAACTTATGCCTGAAACTGCTGATGAACTTCAAGTAGATCCATTTAATGTTTCAGCAAATATTGAGGGAGGAATTAAATATTTTTCAAGATGTTTAAAGCTAAATAATAATGATATAGCTTTGGCATTAGCAAGTTATAATGCAGGACATAGCAATGTTCAAAAATATGAAAGTATTCCGCCGTTTAGTGAAACAGATAATTATATATCAGAAGTTTTAAAAGTATATACTGGAAGTTTTAATAAAAGATATGTTTTTAATCCAGTTTCTTTTGAAGAAAGTAGTTTTAAATTTGGAGAAAAAGATGGGAATAGATAG
- a CDS encoding TrbC/VirB2 family protein, with the protein MNKFNGVIMGSILYFFNSVLCTASTNADMVWEEPASVIQKSVNGPVALAVALISIAVAGLTWAFSDGGSMMGKSIKIVAALAIVGGASILVSNVFNITGGVTFG; encoded by the coding sequence ATGAACAAATTTAATGGAGTGATAATGGGATCAATATTGTATTTTTTTAACTCAGTTTTATGTACTGCGTCTACTAATGCTGACATGGTGTGGGAAGAGCCAGCAAGTGTAATCCAAAAATCTGTAAATGGACCGGTGGCTTTGGCGGTGGCCCTAATATCTATCGCAGTGGCCGGACTTACTTGGGCTTTTTCTGATGGTGGTAGCATGATGGGAAAATCTATAAAGATTGTGGCAGCTCTGGCCATTGTAGGTGGCGCATCTATTTTGGTAAGTAACGTATTTAATATAACAGGGGGAGTTACTTTTGGATAA